The following is a genomic window from Bufo gargarizans isolate SCDJY-AF-19 chromosome 10, ASM1485885v1, whole genome shotgun sequence.
tttctctccattcagaatgcatggggataatcctgatcagtccttttccggtatagagcccctgtgacggaactcagtgccggaaaataaaaacgctagtgtgaaagtacccttatcagaacagaagtgtttttgctgatccatgacggatccagcaaaaaacagCTGTATATAATTCGTAAAGGAAAACGTTACATTTCTCCAATTAGCACGGTATAGAACAATACCCTGCTGTTATACGGGGTCATCTCGTCAAGACAACTCTGGCCGCCAGGTTGATCAGCTAAACGCCCTGGTCCCGCCACCAGCACCTCCTGCCACCGCCTGCTGCAGGGGCAGTGTAGCATTACATAGCGCGTATTCTGAACGATGGTGGCCCGCCAGTACAGGAGCTGCTCGTATAGAGTGGCTCTCCGTTCTGGCTCTTAGAGGGGCAGTCCTGAGTGGATAATCTCCCTATATGAGGTTCATATGGCCCTAACAGGGCCAAGAGTTGTcaccataacccctttaaataaccaaGTCCTGGGAACACTATAAATAACGTGGCCTGCACATGATGCATTTTGCCATATTGTGGGCTGACCTCTTGCTATAGCGAAGTCACTAATTCCCGGTGACATGTCATGAAAGGGTTACGCGCGTTTCCTACCGATACACTCCAGTTTTCGTTGCGGAGTGCGCTGATGCGGCAGCTGTTCTAGTTCTTCCACCGCAGCTCTGTACGGTTGTTTTACATCTTCAGGGTACAGCTTTTTGGAGACCCCCAGCACAGATGGTGAAGCGGTGCTGTACAAATCCATGACCTGGAGCAGAGATTCCTCCCGGGCAAGCAACACCTGTCTGAGGGACGAGAAAACACGTCATAGGCAGGCCCCATGCTCACGACCGTATCTGTGTTGTGGTACGCGCCTCGCGAACCTGCAAAATTCACAAAGCGGGCATCCGTGTGCTGGACGTGTGCCGCCCAGCATTTTATTTGTGAACCTATTATTTGAAATACGGATAAAGAAAGCAAATGGatgatccgtgtgctttctgcaaaaagatagaatgagTCCTAtagaacagggatgcccaacctgcggccctccagctgttgcaaaactacaactcccagcatgccctaatagctgtaggctgtccaggcatactgggagttgtagttttgcaacagctggagggccgcaggttcggCATCCCTGCTATAGAACATGAactcaacgggtccgcaaaaaatgcagatgcaacacggaccgCATCCATGTGTCATGTGTACGGGGCCGTAACCACATCCATATATTATCTCTTATTAAAGTCATCGGCTGGTTTAGAAAACTGTGTGTTAAGGAATTCTGAGGTAACAGACCCAAAAGCGTCATTCGGGACCGGCATTAACTCCTCAGTGCCCACCAATATGCTCCTGTCCAACAGCCACTAAGGGGCTTTAGTTTAGAGGGCCTTGTCTTACGGAACTCCTGCAGGAGCAACCTTTGATCCCCTTAGAAGCCAATAGTGACCGCAGCAACTAAGCGGTTTACAAAGGGAGGAGACTTCCTCTGACACCCCATCCGTGCCCCCCGTGATGTGACAGTGTGTATTAGCCTGTCTGTCTGAAAAActaaaactttattaaaaaaataaataaaaaaaaagtttataaaaaataaataaaactaaagtaaaaatataataacttttatttttttgctttatggTGAcaaagactaaaaaaaaaaaaaaaaaaatatatatatatatatatatatatatatatatatatatatatatatatatacacatacacacttgtTATTGCTGTATCTTTAAAAccctaaaaaaaatgtatcccgTCTCCCAATGCACCACTGTGCGTGATGTGGCCTGCCCACTTGCAACGGCACCAACGGTCCCATGTAATGCTCCATTTTCCCAGTGGTGGCGCTGGAGCGATAGTGAACCCTTACTGCCAGGTTCTTCCCCTCCATCTGATCACCAGGAAATGCTAagcttttttttagggggggggggggggggggtacacctTTAACAAGAAGGCATTACCAAGAGTGGGCCACTCCTTTAGAAAGCACCTGCCAGCAGCATCAACCCTATGAAATCAAACATACCACCTGGTAGGATTGATCCAGCTGAGGAAAATTACGCAGCATTCCCACGGCTTTTATgctttatgcaaattagggcttctATGCACTGAAAGGGGGGTGGCCTGCACTGGCAAGCTGAGGTGCACTAAAGGGCTAGGCCCCTCCCTTGTTGCACTGAAGCCTTAATTTCCATAATGAATAAAAGGCTTTGTTTTCCTCGGGAAAGCCACAACCGAGTTTCACAGGACAggcatcattttaatcagcaggatcagtgATGCCGCTAGGTCTCTGGCAAGACGACCCTGCAAATAACCGTCAGCAAATGTGGCGGCTCCAAATATCAAAAAGTGTGGAGGGGGGGGATTGTTACCTGTACAGAGCGAGCAGCGCAGACCACAGCGGGGGGAAGAAGCCGTCCTCTAGACACTCCCGGCAGGCTTCCTTCACTTGTGGGCTTAAAGGGAGGTTCAGTGAGAACATGGCGGACGACAGCAGCCGGTCTGGGGAAAGAGGAGATCGCAGAATCATGTAACAGTACATGGCGCCGAGCCAGTCACCCACCGCACAATGGCGGAATGAGATTCACAAGCAGTGTCTATAGGAAGAAAATAACTCAGATCATGCCAAAGATTGCGGATTAGATGCCCCCCGAGATTAGATGCCCCTTCATCTAATGATGGACATATAAGTGATTTCTACAAGGAAGTTATTATAATCTTCCTTCCAGACATTCTCATCATGTAACTGATAACAACACGACTTGGGTGGTAACTCCGAAGCCCCCCGATATACACATAACCTGCGTCTTTTTCCGGCTACTTCCAACGCACGGCTTTAATTTTATCACTTTCAGTCTATGGAGACGACATCCTGTGCTGCCCCCTTGTGTGTAAACATGGAAGATCGCTCGCAATTTATGGGATTGTGGAAATTTTGTCTAATTTTCTGTTGCTTTTTCCCTATtgattcataaaaaataaataaaaaaattgtatgccAGATCCCTGTTCCTTACCATTCAGTGCCAAAATAATACCGTCACATGGTACCCAAATAACATTCCCATACAGCGCAACCACAGTGAAGCCGTTGTCCAGCCTCTCTGATCTGCCAGCATTGGTGGTCAATAGAGTGAAAAGTGGTTGGTCACTGAAACGTTTTCACTTCGAGGGCCTCTCCATAAGAATATGTAGTGGTGGCAAGGAGGGGGCACAATATTCTTTTGTGTTTTGCCTATGCAGAGGTTTTCCAGTGGTCACCATGTTTAACTACATGTATTAACCCTATAGCCCACTACCTCTGGCATTGTGCATCTCTTTCACCACGACGTGTAAGTGCTGTGCCGCGTTCAGTCTCTGCAGCGCAGCCGGCAGCGTCAGGGATGTAGGGGACAGTAAACTTTCCAAATCCTCGAAAGAGTTCTCCATGTCTGTCCTGCTGTGTCCTCGGTCAGGTTGGGTGCTGCCAGGGTTTTCCCAGCTTTCCAGCCCCTCTCCTATAGAGCGGCTGTGCGGGATGGAGGAGCGGGGAGGTCTGGGGAGGCAGTGGAAACTCTTTGAAGGATTTCAGCTGTGAGGTGCTGAGGGCTGATAAAGGGGACGGGTCTGGTGGAAGAGAATGGCGGAACATTTTGGAGGTTTCGGTTTCCCGAGAGGTGTCTTTACTGATGACGGGATACAGGCGGCTGTAGATCTGGCACTGGAGATGGAGGACTAGTTTGGCAATCGGATGATCTGAGGTGCTGGAATGAAGGAAGAATAGCAATTAGGCAGAACAACAATGCCAGCAGAAAACTATCACTCCTATCATCACCCTCAACCCAGCTCAGCGACGGTATTATAATAGGGCAGTGTCGCAATCCCTGTCACAAGTTGCAGGTGGCGCTGTTTGTGTGGCCTCTTGTGTGGGggaccagtggtcagacccctgcCTATCAGACATGTATGGCATATCAAATATTGAAAAAGTTTTAGATAAGGGGCAGAATGGACAAAGAAAGGGATGACACAATGCGCAGCTCCCCGATCCCCCACCGCTTACCAGTCCTTACTGGCCTTCGCCTCCTGGTCCCAGCTAGACACATAGGAAATGACTGGAGATGCCCGCTAAGCCAAGCATTGGCTGCAGCATTGACCCACCTCCCTGAGCTGGGAGCAGAGAACGGTAGGGACCCGGTATGTGTCAGAGCGGCAGTGGTGGCGGGATCAGCCGCTCCCTTCCCGAATTATGATACTTTGCTCTCGTTGCACCCGAGCTCCTCTCCTTTCTGTGGTCAGCCCCTCCGTGGCTGTTttaccactgcctggccctgtcaatcaaagcagccagggaggggcaGGCCACAGTAAAGAGCGGAGTTTGGGTGCAATGAGAGCAACGGTGAcggcctcattgcaccaaaggcctcatttgcatataaaaaaataaaaaaaagtatcataactcgggaacaGAGCCTCGGATCAAGAAAATAAAAAcggcattttaatcaggtgaaccacagcgaACTGGGAGTCCAATCATTGCTCATCCAGGCAGGGCACCCTACATACATGTATTATAGCTGTGCCTGGGACTGCATCGGGACTCACTCAAGTGAATGCAGCTGGAaggcagtaccaggcacagcaaCACCCATATGTGTGGCATTGGTGATTACCGATTACAGAACACCATGCAATACAACCAGAGGTTTATTACCTGAGGATCTGGCAGACATAGCTGGGAACTAAGTCAGAGTCACTCGGGTTGCTCCTAATCCTCTCCAGATACTCTTTGGGCCATTCCTAATGCACAAAATTAAAATCGTGGAGAATTTAGGAAGGTTAAATATGTCAGAATAAAAGTGAGAGGAGGAATATGCATTTGGCCTCTATAGCAGAGCTGCCTCAGGGATAAAACGTCCTATTTTCCTGTAGCCACCAATCAGCGGTATGGTGGCCACACGTGCTATGAACAGGCAGTGAACGCGAGGGCCAAGGAGAGCGGAAGGGACCCGACTATTTACAGAGCTGCAGCTCATGCTGTCTACTCACATAGTCCTGCTCATATTCCAGCACGGCAGTGTACAGCGTCTTCTGCTCTTCTTCCGCCGGGGTCATCTGCTTGTTTTTGGAGAAGCGTCTGCGGATAAAAGAGAGCGACATGAAGGAAAAGGACAATGGACGccccagggaaaagctgccctcATCAGATACCTGTTTGACTCTTCCTGCAGCCGCAGCCGGCGCTCCTCTGCTTTCCTCTGCAGCTGGGGGGGCTGGTCAAGGAATCATTTCCATTTCTTAGGCTCTTTACTTTAAAGCgttaattac
Proteins encoded in this region:
- the VPS9D1 gene encoding LOW QUALITY PROTEIN: VPS9 domain-containing protein 1 (The sequence of the model RefSeq protein was modified relative to this genomic sequence to represent the inferred CDS: deleted 2 bases in 2 codons; substituted 2 bases at 2 genomic stop codons) — translated: MASSAGDGTLKPLQRAMKLANRAIQLDTGHRPRDAYVEYLRPVNFISQTLAEEAEQTGSVSYLCTQXGLQKMLKLAEQCLERARTTADKLGEFILACSSPILPQLXNLQVPTSIFTPSTSRTSRASLSRQYGHRRACSDEVRKVDAFPTPEAFQMLRAAEVQSSRKELTPLEEASIQNQKLRAAYEVRLARLDPRQASQKTSLTLSLQRQMMENLVIAKAREETLQRKAEERRLRLQEESNRRFSKNKQMTPAEEEQKTLYTAVLEYEQDYEWPKEYLERIRSNPSDSDLVPSYVCQILSTSDHPIAKLVLHLQCQIYSRLYPVISKDTSRETETSKMFRHSLPPDPSPLSALSTSQLKSSKSFHCLPRPPRSSIPHSRSIGEGLESWENPGSTQPDRGHSRTDMENSFEDLESLLSPTSLTLPAALQRLNAAQHLHVVVKEMHNARDRLLSSAMFSLNLPLSPQVKEACRECLEDGFFPPLWSALLALYRQVLLAREESLLQVMDLYSTASPSVLGVSKKLYPEDVKQPYRAAVEELEQLPHQRTPQRKLECIVRTLRVICECAEEYFSTPGTAAIGADDLLPILAFVVLKSRMSHLLSECAALEEFIQEGYLIGEEGYCLTSLQSALAYLETLPVPPSPPPV